From a single Lolium rigidum isolate FL_2022 chromosome 7, APGP_CSIRO_Lrig_0.1, whole genome shotgun sequence genomic region:
- the LOC124678128 gene encoding LRR receptor-like serine/threonine-protein kinase RPK2, with translation MASHRRSALCYTTTATIFLLHLLATAAASTSSSVPQEQDRTALRQLKNGLSSVSGDVPRHWSPESGGEHCSWTSVSCDARTRVVAVSLPPRPDGGLAGHLSPAVARLTELKVLSLPSRGLRGEIPGELWRLQHLEVLNLAGNSLRGSLPVTFPKGLRSLDLSGNQLAGRIPPGIGDCTALRRLRMSANSLEGFIPPQIGRLAELRVLELSGNRLAGGIPPELRHCSSLVKIDLSGNLLHGQVPSSILRELRSLRFLSLAGNNFSGEIPSGLGQLSTLRFLNLSSNSLSGVLPFDLLALRNHTDLLLANNLLSGEVSAHMSSLQVVNVSSVAGDSSVVNSPPQPSELFTVIPPFRSSRVLTEANSGTPADGSSSGGHLRTVEIILAASASAVIVVLLLMIIVYICKKRCTGRPARRSGIRREVKVFHGLDIGASLTYEAVVRATGNFNASNCIGSGGFGATYRAEVAPGILVAIKRLSIGRQHGAKQFQTEVETLGRCRHPNLVTLIGFHISDQETFLIYNYLPGGNLQRFIQDRTKMQISWRMLHKIALDIAQALAFMHDECSPRILHRDVKPSNILLDDHFNAYLSDFGLAKLLRNSETHATTNVAGTFGYVAPEYAMTCRVSDKADVYSYGVVLLELISDKKALDPSFSPYGNGFNIVSWANKLIQRGRVREFFVEGLWDKAPHDDLVEIMNLGVMCTMEVPSSRPTMKHVVRRLRELRPPSY, from the coding sequence ATGGCCTCCCATCGCCGGAGCGCGCTCTGCTACACAACCACCGCCACCATattcctcctccaccttctcgccaccgccgccgcctccacctcctcctcggtaCCCCAAGAACAGGACAGGACGGCGCTCCGCCAGCTCAAGAACGGGCTCTCGTCCGTCTCCGGCGACGTTCCCCGCCACTGGTCACCAGAATCTGGCGGGGAACACTGCTCCTGGACGTCGGTGAGCTGCGACGCGCGGACCCGGGTCGTCGCCGTCTCCCTCCCTCCGCGACCCGACGGGGGCCTCGCTGGGCACTTGTCACCGGCGGTGGCTCGCCTCACCGAGCTCAAAGTACTCTCCTTACCCTCTCGCGGGCTGCGCGGAGAGATCCCCGGTGAGTTATGGCGTCTACAGCACCTGGAGGTTCTCAACCTCGCCGGCAACTCCCTCCGCGGCTCCCTTCCGGTCACCTTCCCCAAGGGACTGCGGAGCTTGGACCTTTCCGGCAACCAGCTCGCCGGAAGAATCCCTCCTGGTATAGGGGACTGCACGGCGCTCCGGCGGCTCCGGATGTCCGCCAATTCGTTGGAGGGTTTCATCCCGCCGCAGATTGGGAGGCTCGCCGAGCTGCGGGTTTTGGAGCTGTCCGGGAACAGGCTCGCCGGAGGCATCCCGCCGGAGCTCCGGCATTGCAGCTCTCTTGTCAAGATCGACCTCAGCGGAAATTTGCTTCATGGTCAAGTGCCTTCCTCCATTCTCAGGGAGCTCAGGAGCTTGAGGTTTCTGTCATTGGCTGGGAACAATTTCAGTGGTGAGATACCATCCGGTCTGGGCCAGCTGAGCACACTCAGGTTTCTAAATTTGTCCTCCAATTCTTTATCAGGAGTGCTTCCTTTTGATCTACTGGCACTAAGAAATCACACTGATCTACTGCTTGCAAACAATCTGCTCTCTGGGGAGGTATCAGCCCATATGTCATCACTCCAAGTGGTTAACGTTTCCTCGGTGGCAGGTGATAGTTCAGTGGTAAATTCACCTCCCCAGCCTAGTGAATTATTTACAGTCATCCCTCCATTCCGAAGCTCGCGGGTACTGACCGAGGCAAACTCGGGCACGCCGGCTGATGGTAGCAGTAGTGGTGGTCACTTGAGAACCGTAGAGATTATTCTGGCTGCTTCAGCTTCAGCAGTTATTGTTGTTCTCTTACTAATGATCATCGTGTACATTTGCAAAAAGAGATGTACCGGGAGGCCAGCAAGACGTTCTGGTATTAGAAGGGAGGTGAAGGTTTTTCATGGTCTTGATATTGGTGCTTCCCTGACTTATGAGGCAGTTGTCCGCGCCACTGGTAATTTTAATGCAAGCAACTGCATTGGTAGTGGCGGCTTTGGCGCGACATATAGAGCTGAGGTTGCACCTGGGATTTTGGTGGCAATAAAGAGGCTTTCTATTGGGAGGCAGCACGGTGCCAAGCAATTTCAAACAGAAGTTGAAACCCTTGGGCGGTGTCGCCATCCTAATCTTGTCACCCTCATTGGGTTCCATATCAGTGACCAAGAGACATTCCTGATATACAACTATCTGCCTGGTGGCAACTTGCAAAGGTTCATTCAAGACAGAACTAAGATGCAAATTAGTTGGAGAATGCTTCACAAAATTGCTCTGGATATTGCTCAGGCTCTTGCTTTCATGCATGACGAGTGCTCCCCCCGCATTCTGCACCGAGATGTTAAGCCAAGCAATATATTGCTCGACGACCACTTCAATGCATATCTCTCTGATTTTGGATTAGCAAAACTTCTCCGGAACTCAGAAACCCATGCAACCACAAACGTCGCTGGTACTTTTGGTTATGTCGCACCAGAGTATGCAATGACATGCCGCGTGTCTGATAAAGCAGATGTTTATAGCTATGGAGTTGTACTTCTTGAACTGATATCCGATAAGAAAGCACTGGATCCATCATTTTCTCCATATGGAAATGGTTTCAACATCGTTAGTTGGGCTAATAAGCTAATCCAAAGAGGTAGAGTTCGTGAGTTCTTCGTCGAAGGCTTGTGGGATAAGGCCCCACACGATGACCTGGTTGAGATTATGAACCTGGGGGTCATGTGCACAATGGAGGTGCCTTCTTCTAGGCCCACAATGAAGCATGTTGTTCGGCGTCTAAGAGAACTCCGTCCGCCTTCTTACTAG